The sequence below is a genomic window from Candidatus Tanganyikabacteria bacterium.
GCGAGGACATCCGGGGACAGGCCCGCCGCGCCGCCCAGGCGCCTGGCGAGGTCGGCCACCCGGGCCGCATGGGCTTCGTCGTAGCCTTCGGCGCACGACGCATGCCGCCCGATGGCCACCGGGTCGGTGCCCATCGGGGTGTGCAGCCACTCCATGTCCGGCGCGTCGAGGAGCGCGCCCTTCTCGACCAGCCAGTCCCAGACGCCGCGGCCTATGGGATGGCGGCGGAGCGGCTGGAGGCGGATGGTCAGCTCGTACTTGTTGCGCGGAACGTACTCGCCCCACAGGAGAAAGGCCGCATAGGTGGCGGCACCCGCGATGCAGAGGCCGCCCAGGACGCTAACCAGGTGTCCGGTAACCATGGCGACGGGATCTTAGCATTGGACGGCAGATCCGGTCTGTGATCGCCGGTCGGCCGGAGCCGCCGGGGTGCCCTACGGCCGCAGGTGCAGGCCGAATGCCGTGATGGCCAGGAGCGCCACGATGTTCAGGATCTTGATCATCGGGTTGAGGGCCGGGCCGGCGGTGTCCTTGAACGGATCGCCCACGGTGTCGCCGACGACCGCGGCCTTGTGGGCCTCGGAGCCCTTGCCGCCGTACATGCCGGTCTCGATCAGCTTCTTGCCGTTATCCCAGGCGCCGCCGCCGGTGGCCATCATGAGCGCGAGCAGCATTCCCGCGAGGATGGCGCCGGCCAGCATGCCCCCGAGCAACCGGACGCTGATGAACGCGCAGATGACGGGTGCGGCGACGGCGATGATGCCGGGGGGCAGCATCTCGCGGATGGCGGCCCGGGTCACCAGGTCGACGGCGCGGCCGTAGTCGGGCTTCTGCGTGCGGTCCATGATGCCCGGCATTTCCTTGAACTGGCGCCGCACCTCGACGATGACCGCCTGCGCGGCCTTGCCGACCGCATTCATGAAAAGCGACGAGGCGAAGAACGGGATCATCGCGCCGAGGAACAGGCCCATGATGACGTAGGGATCCTGCAGGCTGTAGGTGATGCCCTGCAAGGCCTTGTTGGCGTGGCCCACCTCGGAGACCTTCTGCGTGAAGGTGATGAACAGCGCCAGGGCGCCCAGGCCCGCCGAACCGATGGCGTAGCCCTTGGTGACGGCCTTGGTGGTGTTGCCCACGGCGTCCAGGGCGTCGGTGATCTGGCGGACGTTGGGCGGGAGTTCGCTCATCTCGGCGATGCCGCCGGCGTTGTCCGTGATGGGGCCGTAGGAGTCGATGGCGACGACCATGCCGGCCGCCGAGAGCATGCCCACGGCCGCGATGGCGATGCCGTACGCGCCCATCAGCAGTTGCTGCGTGCCGTACTGCGTGGATTGCTCGATCATCCGCAGGATGGCCGCGGCGTCGGCGAACTTGGCCGGATCCTTGATCGCCGCGAGCATCGACGCGATGTTCTGCGGGATCGTGAGGCCGGTGAGTTCGGAGTAGTAGATGGCCGCCAGGGGTTCGGTGATGAAGTAGGCGCAGGCGATGCCGCCGACAATGACGGCGACCGGCGCAAGGGTGGACTCCATGCCGACCGCCAGGCCCGAGATGATGTTGGTGGCGGGGCCCGTCTGGCTGGATTCGGCAATCTGCTTGACCGGGCGGTAACTGGTGGACGTGTAGTACTCGGTGATCACGGTGATCAGCACCATGACCGCCAGGCCGACCGTGGCCGCCCAGAAGAACTGGATCTTGCCGGTGATCATCCAGTTGAACCAGTAGAACAGGCCGGCCGCGATGACCGTGGTGGCGAGCAAGCCCTTGTACAGTGCCCCCATGATGCTCTGGCTGCGCCCGAGGCGGACGAAGTACTGGCCGACGATCGACGCGATGATGGCGGCCGCGCCCAGG
It includes:
- a CDS encoding sodium-translocating pyrophosphatase; protein product: MQVFTADIFTAFTWLAILSALAVLLFSGGLTSWVLRQPAGNARMQEIAGAIQEGARAYLNRQYGTIAVVAGILAFLIFWFFQEPGNAMRGAIPALGFLVGASFSGLAGYVGMNISVRANVRTAAAAEQGLAPALQLAFRGGAVTGFAIAGLGLLGVAIFFATLYLPYNPGDPHHKLFNLAIEGMGFGASLISLFARVGGGIFTKAADVGGDLVGKVEAGIPEDDPRNPATIADNVGDNVGDCAGMGADLFETYVVTMIAAMLLGQMAFPYDARMGVALPLGLGAAAIIASIVGQYFVRLGRSQSIMGALYKGLLATTVIAAGLFYWFNWMITGKIQFFWAATVGLAVMVLITVITEYYTSTSYRPVKQIAESSQTGPATNIISGLAVGMESTLAPVAVIVGGIACAYFITEPLAAIYYSELTGLTIPQNIASMLAAIKDPAKFADAAAILRMIEQSTQYGTQQLLMGAYGIAIAAVGMLSAAGMVVAIDSYGPITDNAGGIAEMSELPPNVRQITDALDAVGNTTKAVTKGYAIGSAGLGALALFITFTQKVSEVGHANKALQGITYSLQDPYVIMGLFLGAMIPFFASSLFMNAVGKAAQAVIVEVRRQFKEMPGIMDRTQKPDYGRAVDLVTRAAIREMLPPGIIAVAAPVICAFISVRLLGGMLAGAILAGMLLALMMATGGGAWDNGKKLIETGMYGGKGSEAHKAAVVGDTVGDPFKDTAGPALNPMIKILNIVALLAITAFGLHLRP